A window of the bacterium genome harbors these coding sequences:
- the xseB gene encoding exodeoxyribonuclease VII small subunit, producing the protein MLLKRLEEIVNTMESGGLSLDESLKLYEEGVKKADKLTAMLAEARNRVMKLVGDKNGGAVLESFEEEDIS; encoded by the coding sequence ATGCTGCTGAAACGGCTCGAAGAGATCGTGAACACCATGGAAAGCGGCGGGCTCAGCCTCGATGAGTCACTGAAGCTCTATGAAGAGGGAGTCAAAAAAGCCGACAAACTCACCGCAATGCTCGCTGAAGCCCGTAACAGGGTCATGAAACTCGTCGGTGACAAGAACGGCGGGGCGGTACTCGAATCCTTTGAAGAGGAAGACATATCGTGA
- the xseA gene encoding exodeoxyribonuclease VII large subunit, with product MTGERELYSKRLTITELTRIIKMLLEESIPTIKVEGEVSNYVHHASGHRYFTLKDENCQIKCVMFKWQAVNIDFAPGEGMKVEALGNVTVYERGGQYQFNVIRLMPLGRGELLARMEELKKKLAAEGLFDNNRPLPLYPATVGVVTSPTGAAIRDIITVMRRRAPHVRIILRPALVQGEGAAADIAQGIGDLNGRTDVEVIIVGRGGGSIEDLWCFNEETVARAIAGSRIPVVSAVGHEIDFTIADFAADVRAPTPSAAAEIVVRNTAEVKQEIAYAVSRLRQGVLGKLDDLTARVSYVRKGLSADRFIDMLSMKSQTVDEMTMRMKGALTLGLARRETALERLKSTITAMNPRAVLTRGYSIVYLKRDERVVNDRSMVKPGDGITVELARGRLDATVEGTYD from the coding sequence ATGACCGGCGAACGGGAGCTCTATTCGAAGCGTCTGACCATAACCGAGCTCACGCGGATCATCAAAATGCTCCTTGAGGAAAGCATCCCGACAATCAAGGTGGAAGGCGAGGTATCGAATTATGTCCACCATGCATCGGGGCACCGGTATTTTACCCTCAAGGATGAAAACTGCCAGATAAAGTGTGTCATGTTCAAGTGGCAGGCGGTTAACATCGATTTTGCGCCCGGGGAAGGCATGAAGGTCGAAGCGCTCGGGAATGTGACGGTATATGAGCGCGGCGGACAGTATCAGTTCAATGTCATACGGCTCATGCCCCTTGGACGCGGCGAGCTGCTGGCCCGCATGGAGGAACTCAAAAAGAAACTTGCCGCCGAAGGCCTGTTTGACAATAATCGTCCTCTTCCACTCTATCCGGCTACAGTCGGGGTGGTTACATCGCCAACCGGAGCGGCAATCCGTGACATTATCACGGTCATGAGGAGGAGAGCGCCTCATGTCAGGATAATCCTGAGGCCGGCGCTCGTCCAGGGCGAGGGAGCGGCTGCGGATATCGCCCAGGGAATCGGTGACCTCAACGGGCGGACGGATGTCGAGGTCATTATTGTCGGCAGAGGCGGAGGCTCTATAGAAGACCTGTGGTGTTTCAACGAGGAAACCGTGGCGCGGGCGATAGCCGGGTCGAGGATTCCCGTGGTTTCGGCAGTCGGCCATGAGATCGATTTCACCATTGCAGATTTTGCCGCGGATGTACGAGCTCCGACACCGTCCGCCGCAGCCGAGATTGTGGTAAGGAATACGGCCGAGGTAAAGCAGGAGATTGCATACGCGGTTTCAAGGCTCCGTCAGGGAGTACTCGGAAAACTGGATGACCTGACTGCCCGTGTTTCATATGTACGGAAAGGATTGAGCGCCGACCGGTTTATCGATATGCTTTCGATGAAAAGCCAGACAGTCGATGAGATGACCATGAGGATGAAAGGCGCTTTGACCCTCGGTCTGGCCCGGCGCGAAACCGCTCTTGAACGGCTGAAAAGCACCATTACCGCTATGAATCCCCGGGCGGTGCTCACACGGGGATACTCCATCGTTTACCTGAAGCGTGACGAGAGGGTCGTGAACGACCGTTCGATGGTTAAGCCCGGTGACGGGATAACTGTCGAGCTTGCCCGCGGTCGTCTCGATGCAACGGTAGAGGGAACCTATGACTGA
- a CDS encoding TIGR00282 family metallophosphoesterase encodes MKILFVGDIFGKPGKYAASVFIPKIVGERGVDLCIANGENAAGGFGITDNIAQKMFSYGIDVITSGNHIWDRAEAHQILERESVRLLRPANYPPKVPGKGYTVVETKNGIKVGVLNLQGRIFMSPIDCPFRAADDILENLRLKTKVIIVDFHAEATSEKMALGWYLDGRVSAVLGTHTHVMTADERILPKGTAFISDVGMTGPHNSIIGVKIEQSLPRILRQIPTRFSPAEDGIMFSAVLVEINEKTGGALMIERIFEHADE; translated from the coding sequence TTGAAAATACTTTTTGTCGGCGATATCTTCGGAAAACCCGGTAAATACGCGGCATCGGTATTCATTCCGAAGATTGTCGGGGAACGCGGTGTCGATCTTTGCATAGCCAACGGTGAGAATGCCGCCGGAGGATTCGGCATCACCGATAATATAGCCCAGAAGATGTTCAGCTACGGAATCGATGTCATTACCTCCGGCAATCATATCTGGGATCGTGCGGAAGCCCATCAGATTCTCGAACGCGAATCGGTGCGTCTGCTCAGACCCGCGAATTATCCCCCGAAAGTGCCGGGGAAAGGGTATACGGTAGTCGAGACGAAGAACGGGATAAAGGTGGGAGTTCTGAACCTCCAGGGCCGGATATTCATGTCGCCGATTGACTGTCCCTTCCGCGCCGCCGATGATATTCTGGAGAACCTGCGCCTGAAGACAAAGGTAATTATCGTTGATTTTCATGCCGAAGCGACATCGGAAAAGATGGCGCTCGGATGGTATCTCGATGGCAGAGTGAGCGCGGTGCTCGGCACCCACACTCATGTGATGACCGCCGATGAGCGTATACTTCCCAAGGGAACGGCGTTTATTTCCGATGTGGGCATGACCGGTCCGCATAATTCCATAATTGGTGTGAAAATCGAGCAGTCGCTTCCGAGAATTTTACGTCAGATTCCGACCCGGTTTTCCCCCGCCGAGGATGGTATCATGTTTTCCGCGGTCCTTGTGGAAATAAATGAAAAAACAGGGGGCGCGCTCATGATCGAACGTATTTTCGAGCATGCCGATGAGTGA